The Fibrobacterota bacterium genome includes a window with the following:
- the thiS gene encoding sulfur carrier protein ThiS yields the protein MNGQETRLDDGITVEGLVASYRLKPEQVVIELNRKVPAKAVWATTLLAEGDEVEIVKFLGGG from the coding sequence GTGAACGGCCAAGAAACCCGCCTGGACGATGGGATCACCGTAGAGGGGTTGGTGGCGTCGTACCGCCTCAAGCCCGAACAGGTGGTCATCGAATTGAATCGCAAGGTCCCGGCCAAAGCGGTTTGGGCCACGACCCTTCTCGCCGAAGGGGACGAGGTGGAAATCGTGAAATTCCTTGGCGGAGGCTGA